In Paraburkholderia flagellata, a genomic segment contains:
- a CDS encoding efflux RND transporter permease subunit yields MKFTDIFVERPVLASVVSLLILVLGLRSLAALKVSEYPQTENGVVTITTAYYGASADTMAGFITQPLEAAIAQAQGIDYMSSTSTTGVSTITATLRLNYDSNRALTEINTQIASVRNQLPPQAQQPVLTVQVGQTTDAMYMGFYSDVLPSNNVTDYLLRVVKPKLDSIQGVQTAEVLGGRQFALRAWLDSGRLAAHNVTAADVFTALGNNNYLATLGTTKGQMISVDLNAGTDLHSVEDFRKLVVKQKNGAIVRLEDVANVVLGADNYDFNVAFSGKRSVFIGIKVAPDANVLDVAKRVKTVFPDLQKQFPTGMTGDIVYDATDFINTAITEVIKTLVEALLIVTVVIFLFLGSLRAVIVPVIAMPLSLIGTFFVMQMLGYSINLLTLLALVLAIGLVVDDAIIVVENVDRHMKEEGKQPFDAALIAARELGGPILAMTAVLIAVYVPIGFQGGLTGALFTEFAFTLAGAVTVSGVIALTLSPMMCSRFFRTDQQSGRFARFVDRQFERVHHGYRRLLHAMLETWSVFVVMGALLLCGTVYLFMTSQSELAPQEDQGIVLSQVLGPPNATIQQMQTYADQVFEISKQLPEYAQMFQLTGVPTLNQGIGGVLFKTWDKRTKGATQLQQELQQKWNGIAGARVAAFQFPPLPGAQGLPVQFVISTTEPFENLNEVSQAVLQKARESGMFFFVDSDLKIDKPESVLLVDRDKVASLGLTQSDVGQTLGAALGGNFVNYFSIAGRSYKVIPQVLQTDRLNPSQVLDYYLRTPDGSVIPASTVTHLQRNVVPESINHFQQLNSATISGVLAPGISQGEVLDFLRQATTDAAPTGYTADYSGLSRQFVQESGGFVITLLLATIIVFLALAAQFESFRDPVVILVSVPMALFGALIFINVGLTTLNIYTQVGLVTLMGLVSKHGILIVQFANELQRAGRGKREALEEAAGVRLRPILMTTAAMVLGVLPLVIASGAGAAGRNAMGLVIFTGMSIGTLFTLFVVPAMYMFLAADHHREREHPEQT; encoded by the coding sequence ATGAAATTCACCGACATCTTCGTTGAACGCCCGGTGCTCGCATCGGTGGTGAGCCTGCTGATACTCGTGCTCGGCTTGCGCTCGCTGGCGGCGCTGAAGGTCAGCGAGTATCCGCAAACCGAAAACGGCGTGGTGACGATCACCACCGCGTACTATGGCGCGAGCGCCGACACGATGGCCGGCTTCATCACGCAGCCGCTCGAAGCCGCGATCGCACAGGCACAGGGTATCGACTACATGTCGTCGACGAGCACCACGGGCGTCTCGACGATCACCGCGACGCTGCGCCTCAATTACGACTCCAATCGCGCGCTGACCGAAATCAACACGCAGATCGCATCGGTGCGCAACCAGTTGCCGCCGCAGGCGCAACAGCCCGTGCTGACCGTGCAAGTGGGTCAAACCACCGACGCGATGTACATGGGTTTTTACAGCGACGTGCTGCCGAGCAACAACGTCACGGATTATCTGCTGCGTGTCGTGAAGCCGAAGCTCGATTCGATCCAGGGCGTGCAGACGGCGGAAGTTCTCGGCGGCCGTCAGTTCGCGCTGCGCGCATGGCTCGACTCGGGCAGGCTCGCCGCACACAACGTGACGGCCGCCGACGTCTTCACGGCGCTTGGCAACAACAACTATCTGGCGACGCTTGGCACGACCAAAGGCCAGATGATCAGCGTCGATCTGAATGCGGGCACCGACCTGCATTCCGTCGAGGACTTCAGGAAGCTCGTCGTCAAGCAGAAGAACGGCGCGATCGTGCGTCTCGAAGACGTCGCAAACGTCGTGCTCGGTGCGGACAATTACGATTTCAACGTCGCGTTCAGCGGCAAGCGATCGGTGTTCATCGGCATCAAGGTGGCACCCGATGCGAACGTGCTCGATGTCGCGAAGCGCGTGAAAACGGTCTTCCCGGACCTGCAGAAGCAGTTCCCGACGGGCATGACGGGCGACATCGTCTACGACGCAACCGACTTCATCAACACGGCCATCACCGAAGTGATCAAGACGCTCGTCGAAGCGCTGCTGATCGTGACCGTCGTGATCTTCCTTTTCCTTGGCAGCTTGCGCGCGGTGATCGTGCCCGTGATCGCGATGCCGCTCTCGCTGATCGGCACGTTCTTCGTGATGCAGATGCTCGGCTATTCGATCAATCTGCTGACACTACTCGCGCTCGTGCTCGCCATCGGCCTCGTCGTCGACGACGCCATCATCGTGGTCGAGAATGTCGACCGGCATATGAAGGAAGAGGGCAAGCAGCCTTTCGACGCCGCACTGATCGCCGCGCGCGAACTCGGCGGCCCGATTCTCGCGATGACGGCCGTGCTGATCGCCGTGTACGTGCCCATCGGCTTTCAAGGCGGACTGACGGGCGCGCTTTTCACCGAGTTCGCGTTCACGCTGGCGGGCGCCGTCACCGTGTCGGGCGTGATCGCGCTGACGCTTTCGCCGATGATGTGCTCACGCTTTTTCCGCACGGACCAGCAGTCGGGCCGCTTCGCGCGCTTCGTCGACCGGCAGTTCGAACGCGTGCATCACGGCTACCGGCGTCTGTTGCATGCGATGCTCGAGACGTGGTCCGTGTTCGTCGTGATGGGCGCGCTGCTGCTATGCGGCACCGTGTATCTCTTCATGACGTCGCAGTCGGAGCTTGCACCTCAGGAGGACCAGGGCATCGTTCTGTCCCAGGTCCTGGGGCCGCCGAACGCGACGATCCAGCAGATGCAGACCTACGCGGATCAGGTCTTCGAGATCTCGAAGCAATTGCCCGAATACGCGCAGATGTTCCAGCTCACGGGCGTGCCGACGCTGAACCAGGGTATCGGCGGCGTGCTCTTCAAGACGTGGGACAAGCGCACGAAGGGCGCAACGCAATTGCAGCAGGAATTGCAGCAGAAGTGGAACGGCATCGCGGGCGCGCGTGTCGCCGCATTTCAGTTTCCGCCCTTGCCGGGCGCGCAAGGATTGCCCGTGCAATTCGTCATCAGCACGACGGAGCCGTTCGAGAACCTCAACGAAGTGTCGCAAGCCGTGCTGCAAAAGGCGCGCGAAAGCGGCATGTTCTTCTTCGTCGACAGCGATCTGAAGATCGACAAGCCCGAAAGTGTGTTGCTCGTGGACCGCGACAAAGTGGCTTCACTGGGCCTGACGCAAAGCGATGTCGGGCAGACGCTGGGCGCGGCGCTTGGCGGTAACTTCGTCAACTACTTTTCGATTGCTGGCCGCTCGTACAAGGTGATTCCGCAGGTGCTGCAAACGGATCGGTTGAACCCGTCGCAAGTGCTCGACTATTACTTGCGCACGCCCGATGGCAGCGTGATTCCCGCGTCGACGGTCACGCATCTGCAGCGCAACGTCGTGCCCGAGTCGATCAATCATTTCCAGCAGCTCAATTCGGCAACGATTTCCGGCGTGCTCGCGCCGGGCATCTCGCAGGGCGAAGTGCTCGACTTCTTGCGTCAGGCCACCACCGACGCCGCGCCGACGGGATACACGGCCGACTACTCGGGTTTGTCGCGACAGTTCGTGCAGGAGTCTGGCGGCTTCGTGATCACGTTGCTGCTGGCGACGATCATCGTGTTTCTCGCGCTCGCCGCTCAGTTCGAGAGCTTTCGCGATCCGGTCGTGATTCTCGTGTCGGTGCCGATGGCGCTGTTCGGCGCGCTGATCTTCATCAACGTGGGACTCACGACGCTCAACATTTACACGCAAGTGGGCCTCGTCACGCTGATGGGCCTCGTCAGCAAGCACGGCATTCTGATCGTGCAGTTCGCGAATGAACTGCAACGGGCGGGGCGCGGCAAGCGCGAAGCACTCGAAGAAGCGGCTGGCGTGCGCTTGCGGCCGATTCTGATGACGACGGCCGCGATGGTGCTGGGCGTGCTGCCGCTCGTGATCGCATCGGGTGCGGGCGCGGCGGGCCGTAACGCGATGGGACTCGTGATCTTCACGGGGATGTCGATCGGCACGCTGTTCACGCTGTTCGTCGTGCCCGCGATGTATATGTTCCTGGCCGCGGACCATCATCGTGAGAGGGAGCACCCGGAGCAGACCTGA
- a CDS encoding FAD-dependent oxidoreductase, producing the protein MPIESIGEAGLLSGHVGNDAVLIARLGDEFVAIDATCTHYHGPLAEGLIVGDTVRCPWHHACFSLRTGEAVRAPALSPVACWSTEVRGDKIVVLHKKTPPAGSVTAPAGAPQKIVIVGAGAAGFAAAERLRRLGYAGSLTMLSDDEAPPVDRPNLSKDYLAGSAPEEWVPLRDDAFYADERIDLRLRASVVRLHVDAHEVELADGSKVPYDRLLLATGAEAVRLPIPGMDLPHVHTLRTLADCRAIIARAANSRRAVVIGASFIGLEVAASLRARGLEVHVVAPEQRPMERVLGPQMGEFVQRLHEEHGVVFHLGNTASAIDTQQVSLKAGGSLEADLVVVGVGVRPRLALAEQAGLAIDRGVLVDACLQTSAPGVFAAGDIARWPDPHSGTAIRVEHWVVAQRQGQTAAMNLIGGREKFDAVPFFWSQHYDVPINYLGHAESWDEISVDGDIAGRDCFLRYKRDGRVVAVASIYRDAESLRAEVKMERDFR; encoded by the coding sequence GTGCCCATCGAATCAATCGGCGAAGCTGGCCTGTTGTCAGGACACGTCGGCAATGACGCGGTCCTGATTGCACGGCTCGGCGATGAATTCGTCGCTATTGACGCTACCTGCACTCACTACCACGGCCCGCTCGCTGAAGGGTTGATCGTCGGGGACACGGTACGGTGCCCATGGCATCACGCGTGCTTCAGCCTGCGCACCGGGGAAGCGGTGCGAGCCCCTGCGCTCAGCCCTGTCGCTTGCTGGTCTACGGAAGTTCGGGGCGACAAGATTGTCGTACTGCACAAAAAGACGCCGCCCGCTGGTTCCGTGACCGCGCCGGCCGGCGCGCCACAGAAGATCGTTATCGTCGGCGCAGGGGCTGCTGGTTTCGCTGCTGCTGAGCGTCTGCGGCGCCTCGGCTACGCGGGCAGTCTCACCATGCTGAGCGACGACGAGGCGCCGCCGGTGGACCGGCCAAACCTCTCCAAAGACTATCTGGCTGGCAGCGCGCCCGAGGAGTGGGTGCCGCTTCGAGATGACGCCTTCTACGCAGATGAACGCATCGATCTGCGGCTCCGGGCCAGCGTTGTACGCCTTCATGTCGACGCGCACGAGGTGGAGCTGGCGGATGGCTCCAAGGTGCCCTACGACCGTTTGCTGCTGGCCACGGGAGCCGAAGCGGTTCGCTTGCCCATCCCCGGCATGGATTTGCCGCATGTGCATACCCTTCGCACATTGGCCGACTGCCGCGCCATCATCGCTCGCGCGGCGAACTCGAGGCGCGCGGTCGTCATCGGGGCCAGCTTCATCGGACTGGAAGTGGCGGCGTCTTTGCGCGCACGTGGGCTCGAAGTACACGTCGTGGCGCCGGAGCAGCGTCCGATGGAACGCGTGCTGGGGCCGCAGATGGGTGAATTCGTGCAGCGCCTGCATGAAGAACACGGCGTCGTCTTCCACCTCGGGAACACCGCCAGCGCGATCGATACTCAGCAGGTATCGCTCAAAGCGGGTGGCAGCCTTGAAGCCGATCTGGTGGTGGTCGGCGTTGGTGTGCGGCCACGACTCGCACTGGCCGAGCAGGCCGGCCTCGCGATCGACCGTGGCGTGCTGGTCGATGCCTGCTTGCAGACAAGCGCGCCTGGCGTCTTCGCTGCCGGCGACATCGCTCGGTGGCCCGATCCGCACAGTGGCACGGCAATTCGCGTGGAGCACTGGGTCGTCGCCCAACGCCAGGGACAAACGGCGGCAATGAACCTGATTGGCGGACGTGAGAAGTTTGACGCCGTGCCATTCTTCTGGAGCCAGCACTACGATGTCCCGATCAACTATCTCGGCCACGCGGAAAGCTGGGACGAGATCTCAGTTGACGGCGATATTGCAGGACGCGACTGTTTCCTGCGCTACAAGCGGGACGGACGTGTCGTCGCGGTGGCGTCTATCTATCGCGATGCAGAAAGTCTGCGGGCAGAAGTCAAGATGGAACGCGACTTTCGTTGA
- a CDS encoding RNA-guided endonuclease InsQ/TnpB family protein — protein sequence MERLQAFKFELMPTGEQAHKMRQFAGACRFVYNKALAFQKENHAAGQKFVGFAGMCKRLTQWRNSTDTPWMKDGPVHTQQQTLKDLERAFVNFFEKRAEFPCFKRKGMGDSFRYPDPKQIKLDRDNGRVFVPKLGYIRYRNSRTVLGEVRSATVSLRAGKWYVSILTRREVKQPVPVGPAVGIDVGVARFATLSDGSYIAPLASFRKHEQRLAKYQRRMARKVKGSSNWKKAKARIQRIHARIADARADFLHKASNAISKNHAMVALEDLKISNMSKSAKGTADAPGRNVRAKSGLNKSILDQGWGEFRRQLEYKTAWRGGFFVAVDPKNTSRTCPCCGHVSKDNRKTQALFKCVECGHEANADDVGALNVLAAGHAVIACGGMAQSGHPTKQEPTYKVLARRGMSMITLVSNR from the coding sequence ATGGAGCGCCTTCAAGCCTTCAAATTCGAACTCATGCCGACCGGCGAGCAGGCGCACAAGATGCGCCAGTTCGCCGGTGCGTGCCGGTTCGTCTATAACAAGGCGCTGGCGTTTCAGAAGGAAAACCACGCAGCCGGTCAGAAGTTCGTCGGCTTTGCTGGCATGTGCAAGCGGCTCACGCAATGGCGCAATAGCACCGACACGCCGTGGATGAAGGATGGTCCGGTCCATACTCAGCAGCAGACGCTGAAGGACCTGGAGCGGGCGTTCGTCAACTTCTTCGAAAAGCGCGCGGAATTCCCGTGTTTCAAGCGCAAGGGAATGGGCGACAGCTTCCGGTATCCGGACCCGAAGCAGATAAAGCTGGACCGCGACAATGGCCGCGTGTTCGTGCCCAAGCTCGGCTATATTCGCTACCGGAACAGTCGTACGGTGCTCGGCGAGGTCCGTAGCGCTACCGTATCGCTTCGCGCGGGTAAGTGGTACGTGTCGATTCTCACGCGTCGCGAGGTAAAGCAGCCGGTTCCGGTTGGCCCGGCTGTCGGTATCGATGTGGGTGTGGCTCGCTTCGCGACGTTGTCGGATGGCTCATACATCGCGCCGCTCGCGTCGTTCCGCAAGCACGAGCAGCGGCTTGCGAAGTATCAGCGCCGGATGGCCCGCAAGGTCAAAGGCAGTAGCAACTGGAAGAAAGCGAAGGCCCGCATTCAGCGCATCCACGCGCGTATCGCGGACGCTCGCGCTGATTTCCTCCACAAGGCATCGAACGCAATCAGCAAAAACCACGCAATGGTTGCGCTCGAAGACCTGAAAATCAGCAACATGTCGAAGTCGGCGAAGGGCACGGCAGACGCACCAGGACGCAACGTTCGCGCGAAGTCCGGCCTCAACAAGTCGATTCTCGACCAGGGCTGGGGCGAATTCCGCCGCCAACTCGAATACAAGACGGCATGGCGCGGCGGCTTTTTCGTCGCGGTAGACCCGAAGAACACGAGCCGTACGTGCCCGTGTTGCGGCCATGTCTCGAAGGACAACCGGAAGACGCAAGCGCTGTTCAAGTGCGTCGAGTGCGGACACGAAGCGAACGCCGACGACGTTGGCGCGCTCAATGTTCTAGCGGCAGGACATGCCGTTATTGCCTGTGGAGGGATGGCGCAGTCAGGCCACCCGACGAAGCAGGAACCCACCTATAAGGTGCTTGCGCGCCGGGGGATGTCAATGATCACTCTGGTGTCAAATCGATGA
- a CDS encoding efflux RND transporter periplasmic adaptor subunit, protein MTTKKPIAKRMIIMLICVGILLGALVGFNLFRAHMIRKFMASNTAPPATVTAAIASYQSWQPQLAAVGSLRAVRGVDVTTEVAGLVREIAFNSGQEVKTGQVLVRLNDDSDRAQLASLRAAADLAQTVYTRDKAQFGIQAIARAQLDADAADLKSKKAQVDQQAALVEKKTIRAPFAGRVGITTVNPGQYINPGDAIVTLQAIDPIYADFFLPQQQLGQLQVGQAIVVDTDAFGNRTFDGKIRSINPRVDSTTRNVQIEATVDNRERKLLPGMYANVKIDAGSVQRYLTLPQTAITYNPYGATVFIVKHGEQKNAQGKIMPVAQQVFVTPGPTRGDQVAILKGISEGTQVVTSGQLKLKNGTPLVIDNRVQPADSPNPTPQEQ, encoded by the coding sequence ATGACGACGAAAAAACCGATAGCAAAGCGGATGATCATCATGCTGATCTGCGTGGGCATACTGCTCGGCGCGCTGGTCGGCTTCAATCTGTTCAGGGCGCACATGATCAGGAAGTTCATGGCGAGCAACACCGCGCCGCCCGCCACCGTCACGGCCGCCATCGCAAGCTATCAATCATGGCAGCCGCAGCTTGCCGCAGTGGGCAGCCTGCGCGCGGTGCGCGGCGTCGACGTGACGACGGAAGTGGCCGGGCTCGTGCGCGAGATAGCGTTCAACTCGGGCCAGGAGGTGAAGACAGGCCAGGTGCTCGTGCGCCTGAACGACGATTCGGACCGCGCGCAGCTTGCGTCGCTGCGAGCTGCGGCGGACCTTGCGCAAACGGTCTACACGCGCGACAAGGCGCAGTTCGGCATTCAGGCGATTGCCAGGGCGCAGCTCGACGCCGACGCCGCCGACCTCAAGAGTAAAAAAGCCCAGGTCGATCAACAGGCCGCGCTCGTCGAGAAGAAGACGATTCGCGCGCCGTTCGCGGGACGCGTCGGCATCACGACGGTCAACCCCGGCCAGTACATCAATCCAGGTGACGCCATCGTCACGCTGCAAGCCATCGACCCGATCTACGCCGACTTCTTTCTGCCGCAGCAGCAGCTCGGCCAGTTGCAGGTTGGCCAGGCGATCGTCGTCGATACGGATGCGTTCGGCAACCGCACGTTCGACGGCAAGATCCGCTCGATCAATCCGCGCGTGGACAGCACGACGCGCAACGTGCAGATCGAGGCGACCGTCGACAATCGCGAGCGCAAGCTGCTGCCCGGCATGTATGCGAACGTGAAGATCGATGCGGGCAGCGTTCAGCGCTATCTGACCTTGCCGCAAACGGCGATCACCTATAACCCCTATGGCGCAACCGTGTTCATCGTGAAGCACGGCGAGCAAAAGAATGCGCAAGGCAAGATCATGCCCGTCGCGCAACAGGTGTTCGTCACGCCGGGTCCGACGCGCGGCGACCAGGTCGCCATTCTCAAGGGCATCAGCGAAGGCACGCAGGTCGTGACGAGCGGCCAGCTAAAGCTGAAAAATGGCACGCCTCTCGTGATCGACAACCGCGTGCAGCCTGCGGATAGCCCGAATCCGACGCCTCAGGAACAATAG
- a CDS encoding FmdB family zinc ribbon protein: MPTYQYRCEKCGEMFEHAEHLAEHETAHPPCPKCGSEKVQHIPTPFVAKTSRKS, translated from the coding sequence ATGCCGACTTACCAGTACAGGTGCGAGAAGTGCGGTGAGATGTTCGAGCATGCCGAGCATCTTGCTGAACATGAAACCGCTCATCCGCCTTGCCCAAAGTGCGGAAGCGAGAAGGTTCAGCACATACCCACACCATTTGTGGCGAAAACATCCAGAAAGTCCTGA
- a CDS encoding DUF4148 domain-containing protein, producing the protein MEASGRTENYNESGDQEISLYHRLTSAVGRPPSHASVASSMSSSRTSVDKLRVVQGWVGDMDSGAPASLHRFEMGLVAGEVIMPRIGAPDLRSSDREKPGACQPEQPTTRRTIMKTLVHTVCAVAVIAVPIASMAQSDGGLTRAQVQGEIAQLQQAGFNPANANTVDFPANMSATTGSATDQGGGYGPATNGSSQMGHPASASGMKPVFFGGS; encoded by the coding sequence ATGGAGGCCAGCGGGCGCACGGAAAATTATAATGAGAGTGGCGATCAGGAGATTTCGCTGTACCACCGACTGACTTCGGCGGTAGGGCGGCCGCCCAGTCACGCAAGCGTCGCGTCGTCCATGTCCTCGAGCAGAACCTCAGTCGATAAGCTTCGCGTCGTACAAGGCTGGGTTGGAGATATGGACTCGGGCGCTCCGGCTTCACTGCATCGCTTCGAGATGGGATTAGTCGCTGGGGAGGTCATCATGCCTCGCATCGGCGCGCCTGATCTTCGATCGTCTGACCGCGAAAAGCCAGGCGCGTGTCAACCGGAGCAACCAACCACGAGGCGGACCATTATGAAGACGTTAGTCCACACAGTTTGCGCGGTCGCCGTCATAGCTGTGCCAATTGCATCGATGGCGCAGTCGGACGGGGGGTTGACGCGCGCACAAGTGCAGGGTGAGATCGCTCAGCTTCAGCAAGCCGGCTTCAATCCGGCGAATGCGAATACCGTCGACTTTCCTGCCAATATGTCGGCCACCACGGGCAGTGCGACAGACCAGGGCGGCGGCTACGGCCCTGCGACCAATGGTTCGTCGCAGATGGGCCATCCGGCCAGCGCGAGTGGAATGAAGCCAGTGTTCTTTGGCGGGTCATAA
- the glnA gene encoding type I glutamate--ammonia ligase, which produces MSSPQGASAFDVSVDAGSFRVSRPDNPQQVIELLREHKIQIVDLKFTDLPGLWQHFSITLPEVHDDLFADGIGFDGSSIRGFQEIQESDMLLKPDPTTAFIDPVSATPTLSMICDVVDPVMHQPYSRDPRYVARKAEEYLRQTGIATTCYFGPELEFFIFDSIRFAQDAHCGYYYVESAEGDWNTGRDEGAYGGGNLGYKPRYKEGYFPVPPHDTLQDIRSTIVLLLQQAGVQVEVHHHEVATAGQNEIDMRFSTLTRMADNVMIYKYICKNVARQHGKVATFMPKPLFADNASGMHCHQSLWKDNENLFYDAHGWALTSGLCRWYIGGLLKHAPALMAFCAPTTNSYKRLVPGYEAPVNLAMSQRNRSAAARIPMYSDSPNARRVEFRCPDPSANAYLAFSAMLMAGLDGIENRTDPGDPLDVNIYDLPPEKAKNVRQVPGSLEESLKALEADHEFLRRGDVFTEDVIDMWLEYKRKHEIDAIKLRPHPWEFYLYFDV; this is translated from the coding sequence ATGTCCAGTCCGCAAGGTGCATCGGCGTTCGATGTATCCGTCGACGCCGGTAGTTTTCGCGTATCGCGTCCTGATAATCCGCAGCAGGTTATCGAACTACTGCGCGAGCACAAGATCCAGATCGTCGACCTCAAGTTCACCGATCTGCCCGGTCTCTGGCAGCACTTCTCGATCACGCTGCCCGAGGTGCACGACGACCTCTTTGCCGACGGGATTGGTTTCGACGGCTCATCGATTCGCGGATTTCAGGAAATTCAGGAATCCGACATGCTCCTCAAGCCGGATCCAACGACTGCGTTCATCGATCCGGTGAGCGCAACGCCCACGCTCTCGATGATCTGCGACGTGGTCGATCCCGTGATGCATCAGCCGTACTCGCGCGATCCGCGCTACGTCGCGAGGAAGGCAGAAGAGTACCTGCGGCAGACTGGAATTGCGACCACGTGCTACTTCGGGCCCGAACTCGAGTTCTTCATATTCGACTCGATCCGTTTTGCCCAGGATGCACACTGCGGCTACTACTATGTCGAATCTGCCGAAGGGGACTGGAATACGGGCCGCGACGAAGGAGCGTATGGCGGCGGCAACCTCGGTTACAAGCCTCGCTACAAGGAGGGGTATTTTCCGGTGCCCCCGCATGACACGCTGCAGGACATCCGCTCCACGATCGTGTTGTTGCTGCAGCAGGCAGGCGTGCAGGTGGAAGTGCATCACCACGAGGTAGCAACCGCGGGACAGAACGAAATCGACATGCGGTTTTCCACGCTCACGCGGATGGCCGACAACGTCATGATCTACAAGTACATCTGCAAGAACGTGGCGCGCCAGCACGGCAAGGTGGCGACCTTCATGCCGAAGCCGCTCTTCGCCGACAATGCGAGCGGCATGCACTGTCATCAAAGCCTGTGGAAGGACAACGAGAATCTGTTCTACGATGCACACGGCTGGGCGCTCACGTCGGGCCTATGCCGCTGGTACATTGGCGGTCTGCTCAAGCATGCGCCAGCGCTGATGGCGTTCTGCGCTCCGACCACGAACTCTTACAAGCGTCTCGTGCCCGGGTATGAAGCGCCGGTGAATCTGGCGATGTCACAACGCAACCGCTCGGCGGCCGCGCGCATTCCGATGTATTCCGATTCGCCAAATGCCCGGCGGGTCGAGTTCCGCTGTCCCGATCCGTCGGCAAATGCGTACCTTGCGTTCTCAGCGATGCTGATGGCTGGGCTCGACGGCATCGAAAACAGGACGGACCCGGGCGACCCGCTCGATGTGAACATTTACGACCTGCCGCCCGAGAAAGCGAAAAACGTCCGCCAGGTGCCGGGTTCGCTCGAAGAATCGTTGAAAGCGCTCGAGGCCGACCACGAGTTTCTGCGCAGAGGCGATGTCTTTACTGAAGATGTGATCGACATGTGGCTCGAGTACAAGCGCAAGCATGAGATCGACGCGATCAAGCTGCGGCCGCATCCGTGGGAGTTTTATCTGTACTTCGACGTCTGA
- a CDS encoding efflux transporter outer membrane subunit, with protein MIDDVNHGFSRSHLHGHSRSASRRHAACETVTRAAWVAVLIALSGCTVGPDYHTPAPPATDTYTTTPLPDQTASSPGASGVAQQFVAGHDIPAQWWTLFHCEPLDTLIREALANSPNVAAAQAALRQAGENLRAQMGTTLYPSVDATANATREKFSGVTFGEPQLTELLNLYNASVSVSYNLDVFGGGRRELESLRSQVDYQGFQLQAAYLALTANIVTAAIKEASLREQIEATERIADDEDTQLGIMRQQLGLGGVSRAAVLAQETLVAQTRATLPPLRQSLDQTRDQLAVLAGRPPSDTDVPEFRLSMFTLPQTLPVSVPSSLVRQRPDILAADATLHQASAQVGVATANMYPQLTLSASYGPQALTPAGLLKYADMIWSIGAGITQPIFHGGQLSAQKRAAEAAFDEANAQYRQTVLLAFQNVADTLRALEHDATGLHAQTQAWRAAGDSLDLTRGQFRIGGVSYLALLDAQRQYQQTVVNLAQAQAARYADTAALFQALGGGWWNDTATSQAAQPTPATPK; from the coding sequence ATGATCGATGACGTCAACCACGGTTTCAGTCGCAGTCACTTGCACGGGCATTCGCGCAGTGCGTCTCGCCGCCATGCAGCTTGCGAGACGGTCACGCGTGCCGCATGGGTCGCTGTCCTGATCGCCTTGTCCGGCTGCACTGTTGGCCCGGATTACCATACGCCCGCCCCGCCCGCTACCGACACCTACACGACCACGCCGCTACCCGATCAAACCGCCTCGTCGCCGGGTGCGTCGGGTGTCGCTCAACAATTCGTGGCCGGCCATGACATTCCCGCCCAGTGGTGGACGCTCTTTCATTGCGAGCCGCTCGACACGCTGATTCGCGAAGCGCTCGCCAACAGCCCCAACGTCGCCGCGGCGCAAGCGGCGCTCAGGCAGGCCGGCGAGAATCTTCGTGCGCAAATGGGCACCACGCTGTATCCGTCCGTCGACGCGACGGCCAATGCGACGCGCGAGAAGTTCAGCGGTGTCACGTTCGGCGAGCCGCAGCTCACGGAACTGCTGAACCTCTATAACGCATCGGTGAGCGTGTCGTACAACCTCGATGTGTTCGGCGGCGGAAGGCGCGAGCTCGAATCGCTGCGCTCGCAGGTCGATTACCAGGGTTTTCAGTTGCAGGCTGCGTATCTCGCGCTGACCGCGAACATCGTGACGGCGGCCATCAAGGAAGCCTCGCTGCGGGAGCAGATCGAAGCGACCGAGCGCATCGCCGACGACGAAGACACGCAGCTCGGCATCATGCGCCAGCAGCTCGGGCTGGGCGGCGTGAGCCGCGCCGCGGTGCTTGCGCAGGAAACGCTCGTGGCGCAGACGCGCGCGACATTGCCGCCGCTGCGTCAGTCGCTTGACCAGACGCGTGACCAGCTCGCGGTCCTTGCGGGCAGGCCGCCGAGCGATACGGACGTGCCCGAGTTCAGGCTGTCGATGTTCACGCTGCCGCAAACGTTGCCCGTCAGCGTGCCGTCTTCGCTCGTGCGTCAGCGCCCCGACATTCTCGCCGCCGACGCCACGCTGCATCAGGCGAGCGCTCAGGTCGGCGTTGCGACGGCGAACATGTATCCGCAGCTCACGCTCTCCGCGAGTTACGGTCCGCAGGCACTGACGCCCGCGGGCCTTCTTAAGTACGCCGACATGATCTGGAGCATCGGCGCAGGGATCACGCAGCCGATCTTTCACGGCGGCCAGCTAAGCGCGCAAAAGCGCGCCGCAGAAGCGGCATTCGATGAGGCCAACGCGCAATACCGCCAAACGGTGCTGCTCGCGTTCCAGAACGTCGCGGATACATTGCGCGCGCTCGAACATGATGCAACCGGCCTGCACGCGCAGACGCAGGCATGGCGCGCAGCCGGCGATTCGCTCGACCTGACGCGCGGCCAGTTTCGCATCGGCGGGGTCAGCTATCTGGCGCTGCTCGATGCGCAGCGTCAATACCAGCAGACCGTCGTGAATCTCGCGCAGGCGCAGGCCGCGCGCTATGCGGACACAGCGGCGCTGTTCCAGGCGCTCGGCGGCGGCTGGTGGAACGACACGGCGACGAGCCAGGCAGCCCAACCCACGCCGGCTACGCCGAAGTGA